A single genomic interval of Cupriavidus necator harbors:
- a CDS encoding SDR family oxidoreductase → MSELSDQVAIVTGAGSGFGAAIARAFIQAGAKVVLADIDRDAVQRLADELGPNASAAPCDVTSPAQINAAVQHCCDHFGEPDVVVNNAGTTHRNQSMLEVDEAVFDRVFAVNVKSIYHMARAVVPLMKQRGKGVILNIGSVGSHRPRPGLTWYNSSKGAVSVMSKSMAVELAAHGIRVNLISPVMAATGLLQDFMGVADTAENRARFVATIPLGRMCEPADVANAAVFLASPGARFLTGIDMPVDGGRAI, encoded by the coding sequence ATGTCGGAGCTATCAGACCAGGTTGCCATTGTCACGGGCGCAGGCAGTGGCTTTGGCGCCGCGATTGCGCGGGCCTTTATCCAGGCGGGAGCGAAGGTCGTGCTGGCCGATATCGATCGCGATGCCGTGCAGAGACTGGCGGACGAGTTGGGGCCGAATGCCAGTGCGGCTCCGTGCGACGTCACCAGCCCGGCGCAGATCAACGCCGCGGTGCAGCACTGCTGCGACCATTTCGGCGAGCCGGACGTGGTCGTCAACAATGCCGGCACCACGCATCGGAATCAGTCGATGCTGGAAGTCGACGAAGCGGTCTTCGACCGCGTCTTCGCCGTCAACGTCAAGTCGATCTACCACATGGCACGCGCGGTCGTGCCGCTGATGAAGCAGCGCGGCAAAGGCGTGATCCTCAATATCGGCTCGGTCGGCAGCCACCGGCCGCGCCCGGGGCTGACCTGGTACAACAGCTCGAAGGGCGCGGTGAGCGTGATGTCGAAATCGATGGCTGTTGAACTGGCCGCGCACGGGATCCGGGTCAACCTGATCTCGCCCGTGATGGCGGCGACCGGGCTGCTGCAGGACTTCATGGGGGTTGCCGACACCGCCGAGAACCGCGCCCGCTTTGTTGCCACCATACCGCTGGGGCGAATGTGCGAGCCGGCCGACGTGGCCAATGCCGCGGTCTTCCTGGCAAGCCCGGGTGCCCGCTTCCTTACCGGCATCGACATGCCCGTTGACGGAGGCCGGGCCATCTGA
- a CDS encoding aldehyde dehydrogenase family protein encodes MKTLLIGGKWLGAIDGETIDVIDPSDGMAFAKISRGRAADVQQAVSAAQDALQGEWGSKTATERGRILQRLGQGILDHAEELAAIEAQDTGKPISAARADARAVARYFEFYGGAADKVHGQTIPYLDGYNVSVVRVPHGVTAHIIPWNYPAQMMGRTLAPALAMGNAAVLKPSEDACLSVIRIAELAMEAGLPPGALNLVTGYGAEAGAALTSNPGIHFATFTGSPEAGALVQQATAANHVPCVLELGGKSPQIVFDDADLDKAVPAVVKAIVQNAGQTCSAGSRLLVQQGIYDRFVGMVAQAFRALQAGVPAADLDCGPIVSERQYRRVMGLVEAARDSGVPVIAEGGFAADLPRGGYFVRPVLFGPVPRDHALANIEVFGPVLSVMPFTDEEDAIRLANATDYGLVAGVWTENGSRQMRVSQRLQSGQVFINCYGAGGGVELPFGGVKKSGYGREKGFLALEEMSTTKTIVQHYQ; translated from the coding sequence GTGAAGACGTTACTCATCGGAGGGAAATGGCTCGGCGCCATCGATGGCGAGACCATCGACGTGATCGATCCCAGTGACGGCATGGCGTTTGCGAAGATCAGCCGCGGCCGCGCCGCGGATGTGCAGCAGGCGGTGAGCGCGGCGCAGGATGCCTTGCAGGGCGAGTGGGGCAGCAAGACCGCGACCGAACGCGGGCGCATCCTGCAGCGGCTGGGACAAGGCATTCTCGATCACGCGGAAGAGCTGGCGGCAATCGAGGCGCAGGACACCGGCAAGCCGATCTCGGCCGCGCGCGCCGATGCCAGGGCGGTGGCCAGGTACTTCGAGTTCTACGGTGGCGCCGCCGACAAGGTCCACGGTCAGACGATTCCGTACCTGGACGGATACAACGTGAGCGTGGTGCGCGTCCCGCATGGCGTGACCGCCCACATCATTCCCTGGAACTACCCGGCGCAGATGATGGGGCGCACGCTGGCGCCGGCACTGGCGATGGGCAATGCGGCGGTGCTGAAGCCATCGGAGGATGCGTGCCTGAGCGTGATCCGGATTGCCGAGCTTGCCATGGAAGCCGGGCTGCCGCCCGGAGCCCTCAACCTGGTGACCGGGTATGGCGCGGAGGCAGGCGCCGCGCTGACATCGAACCCCGGCATCCATTTCGCCACCTTTACCGGCTCGCCCGAGGCCGGCGCCCTGGTGCAGCAGGCAACCGCGGCCAACCACGTCCCCTGCGTGCTTGAGCTGGGCGGCAAGTCGCCGCAGATCGTCTTCGACGACGCGGACCTGGACAAGGCGGTGCCGGCCGTGGTCAAGGCCATTGTCCAGAACGCCGGGCAGACCTGCTCGGCGGGCAGCCGGCTGCTGGTGCAGCAAGGCATCTACGATCGCTTCGTCGGCATGGTGGCGCAGGCCTTCCGTGCCCTGCAGGCGGGCGTGCCGGCCGCCGATCTGGATTGCGGGCCGATCGTCAGCGAGCGGCAGTACCGGCGTGTGATGGGGCTGGTGGAGGCCGCGCGGGACAGCGGCGTGCCGGTTATCGCCGAAGGCGGGTTTGCGGCGGATTTGCCCCGGGGTGGGTACTTCGTCAGGCCGGTCCTGTTCGGTCCGGTGCCGCGCGACCACGCGCTGGCGAATATCGAGGTATTCGGGCCAGTGCTGTCGGTGATGCCGTTCACGGACGAAGAGGATGCCATCCGGCTGGCCAATGCCACCGACTACGGCCTGGTCGCCGGCGTGTGGACCGAGAACGGCAGCCGGCAGATGCGGGTCAGCCAGCGGCTGCAGAGCGGGCAGGTCTTTATCAATTGCTACGGTGCCGGCGGTGGGGTCGAACTGCCCTTCGGCGGCGTCAAGAAGAGCGGGTACGGCCGGGAAAAGGGCTTCCTCGCGCTGGAAGAGATGAGCACCACCAAGACCATCGTGCAGCACTACCAATAG
- a CDS encoding isopenicillin N synthase family dioxygenase has product MTAMPSRAAAQPLQAAPSEQVRAAIARGTDLPILDLGPYLAGVPGALEQLAADVKLIQEELGFFSVINHGIPHALIDESFRQTAKLFEIPMEEKLRHRVGYHHQGYLPPKASILKSEAIRTKIAENTKKDTNSAWLFMRNRTEDDPKVRANVRHRGLNQWPESLPEFRQTLYDYQLSMERLALKFLPIYARALELRADYFDSMFKAPEYYQRCAYYHPEEHLDEGQYALAPHSDGSFLTLLPMTPVPGLQVMTPSREWLSVSYVKDALIVNTGQILNRLSNDRFIATPHRVVNPPMKRYALTFFFYPDDDANVGPIPECVRPGDEIRYDSRSFYDFFVPYLDDLYHYNDAEFMKESESPGSLARSQ; this is encoded by the coding sequence ATGACAGCAATGCCATCCCGGGCTGCGGCCCAGCCGTTGCAGGCCGCTCCCTCAGAGCAGGTGCGCGCAGCCATAGCGCGCGGGACCGACCTGCCCATTCTCGACCTGGGCCCCTACCTGGCTGGCGTGCCCGGCGCGCTTGAGCAACTGGCCGCCGACGTCAAGCTGATCCAGGAGGAGCTGGGGTTCTTCTCGGTGATCAATCACGGCATCCCGCACGCCCTGATCGACGAGTCGTTCCGCCAGACCGCCAAGCTCTTCGAGATCCCGATGGAAGAGAAGCTCAGGCACCGGGTCGGCTATCACCACCAGGGCTACCTGCCGCCGAAGGCATCCATCCTGAAGTCCGAGGCGATCCGGACCAAGATTGCGGAGAACACCAAGAAGGATACCAATTCGGCCTGGCTTTTCATGCGCAACCGCACCGAGGACGACCCCAAGGTGCGGGCCAATGTGCGTCATCGTGGCCTGAACCAGTGGCCGGAGAGCCTGCCGGAGTTCCGCCAGACGCTGTACGACTACCAGTTGTCGATGGAGCGCCTGGCGCTGAAGTTCCTGCCCATCTACGCCAGGGCGCTGGAGCTGCGCGCGGACTATTTCGACAGCATGTTCAAGGCGCCGGAATACTACCAGCGCTGCGCCTACTACCATCCTGAGGAACACCTCGACGAGGGCCAGTACGCGCTGGCGCCGCATTCCGACGGCAGCTTCCTGACCTTGCTGCCGATGACCCCGGTGCCCGGCCTGCAGGTCATGACCCCGTCGCGCGAGTGGCTGAGTGTCAGCTACGTCAAGGACGCGCTGATCGTCAACACCGGCCAGATCCTGAACCGCCTGTCCAACGACCGCTTCATCGCCACGCCGCACCGCGTGGTCAATCCGCCGATGAAGCGCTATGCGCTGACCTTCTTCTTCTACCCGGACGATGACGCCAATGTCGGGCCGATTCCGGAATGCGTCAGGCCCGGGGACGAGATCAGGTATGACTCGCGCTCGTTCTATGACTTCTTCGTGCCCTACCTGGACGATCTCTATCACTACAACGACGCGGAGTTCATGAAGGAGTCGGAGTCGCCGGGCTCGCTTGCGCGGAGCCAGTAG